A genomic segment from Lignipirellula cremea encodes:
- a CDS encoding PA14 domain-containing protein: MNEHLEDLLLAWDDDDLSPGQWDELTALLEQDPQSRRLAVRHFSLTAAIDEQMREAQHEDRIARELQRMAAVDAPIPAPSKRRPLLYAGAAALLVAVLAGYYFQLPLFLIDAMHGQAGRLPQVAEVFGEVELLYAEGDVRIAFDQTLAVGQQVRTSPHSYVTLKYADGTTIQLRGDSQLMIEPSNGGKHLSLLQGGLFAEVARQRHGSPLVINPGRLDQVEVVGTRFQFERIEQGSIVRVEHGQVKFGADHQAVAVGEQQQSTALANMSPRPPEPAQGPIWRGWDHGLRGEYFYQPHFRGDSFTRIDPQIDFHWGKQQPDPSILGPFAVRWTGEVEAPHSGEFVFSTVAHYGVRLWIDGRNVINSGASMGSLEDGPPISLEKGKRYPIKIEYWDQHGDARMRLLWSSQALRKSVVDQQWLHPTMENE, encoded by the coding sequence ATGAATGAACATCTCGAAGACCTGCTGCTCGCCTGGGACGATGACGATTTGTCGCCGGGCCAATGGGACGAGTTGACGGCGTTGCTGGAACAGGATCCGCAGTCTCGTCGCCTGGCGGTGCGTCACTTTTCGCTCACGGCGGCGATCGACGAACAGATGCGAGAAGCCCAGCACGAGGACCGCATCGCTCGCGAACTGCAGCGCATGGCGGCGGTCGACGCCCCGATCCCCGCTCCCAGCAAACGGCGGCCGCTGCTTTACGCCGGCGCTGCGGCGCTGCTTGTCGCGGTGCTGGCCGGATACTATTTCCAGCTTCCCCTTTTCCTGATCGACGCGATGCACGGACAGGCGGGCCGGCTACCGCAGGTCGCCGAAGTGTTTGGAGAAGTCGAACTCCTGTACGCCGAGGGCGACGTCCGAATCGCGTTCGATCAAACGCTGGCCGTCGGTCAGCAGGTGCGCACCTCGCCCCATTCTTATGTCACGTTAAAATACGCCGATGGAACGACGATTCAACTGCGCGGCGACAGCCAGCTTATGATCGAGCCCAGCAACGGCGGCAAGCATCTGTCGCTCCTGCAGGGCGGCCTGTTCGCCGAGGTGGCGCGGCAGCGTCATGGCTCCCCGTTAGTCATCAACCCGGGTCGGCTCGACCAGGTGGAAGTGGTCGGCACCCGTTTCCAATTCGAGCGGATCGAACAGGGAAGCATCGTTCGCGTGGAGCACGGCCAGGTCAAGTTCGGCGCCGACCATCAGGCGGTGGCCGTCGGCGAGCAACAGCAGAGCACCGCCCTGGCGAACATGTCGCCGCGACCGCCCGAACCGGCCCAGGGCCCGATCTGGCGAGGCTGGGATCATGGCCTGCGCGGCGAATACTTTTACCAACCGCATTTTCGCGGCGACTCTTTCACACGGATTGACCCGCAGATTGACTTCCACTGGGGAAAGCAGCAGCCCGATCCCTCGATCCTGGGCCCGTTCGCTGTACGCTGGACCGGGGAAGTCGAGGCGCCGCACAGCGGAGAGTTCGTCTTCTCGACCGTCGCCCACTATGGCGTGCGGTTATGGATCGACGGTAGAAATGTAATCAATAGCGGAGCCAGCATGGGCTCCCTGGAAGACGGCCCGCCGATAAGTCTGGAAAAAGGAAAGCGCTATCCCATCAAAATCGAATACTGGGACCAGCATGGCGACGCGCGGATGCGGTTGCTGTGGAGCAGCCAGGCGCTGCGCAAGTCGGTCGTCGATCAGCAGTGGCTCCACCCAACGATGGAAAATGAATAA
- a CDS encoding DUF1501 domain-containing protein, whose protein sequence is MNTACREHRSLGRRDFFRIGGAGLFGLTLADLWRSRAIAEGARSIVPQADQMVVVWLGGGPPHQDMFDMKPDAPAEIRGEYKPIHTNVDGMQICELMPRLAKIADKFTLLRSVGINSEKWEHGGGQYWLTGNPRKTGSTPDYPMYGNVLTKLRPTSKDLPTFVAFGDIDNHAYGLKQNYLGPAFDPIVMNPTDAQDQVRNMLVPPPGLELNDFDDRNALLAALDGGLRRQDRLEPLVSGLDRFQQMSMDLLRSPKLRESLDLEREDARSAERYGKNSHARKVLAARRLIEAGVPLVYTHFESNWDHHGGNFKSCKTKLPNLDNAVASLIEDLDDRGLLERTIVLVLGEMGRTPRINDKAGRDHWGNCQSVLVAGGGFARGQVVGATDEHAAYVVDNYYKVESFGRTLYHLLGIDPDQVLYTTENRPHRLIVDDAPLIQEALA, encoded by the coding sequence ATGAATACTGCTTGTCGCGAACACCGAAGCCTGGGGCGCCGCGATTTCTTTCGTATCGGCGGGGCCGGTCTGTTCGGGTTGACCTTGGCGGATCTCTGGCGATCCCGGGCCATCGCCGAAGGCGCCCGATCGATCGTTCCTCAAGCCGATCAAATGGTCGTCGTCTGGCTGGGCGGAGGACCGCCGCACCAGGATATGTTCGACATGAAACCCGACGCCCCGGCCGAAATCCGCGGCGAGTACAAGCCGATCCACACCAACGTCGACGGCATGCAAATCTGTGAGTTGATGCCGCGCTTGGCGAAGATCGCCGACAAATTCACCCTGCTGCGCAGCGTCGGCATCAACAGTGAAAAGTGGGAGCACGGCGGCGGCCAGTACTGGCTGACTGGCAATCCCCGCAAGACCGGCAGCACCCCCGACTATCCCATGTACGGCAACGTGCTGACCAAACTCCGACCGACGAGCAAAGACCTGCCGACCTTCGTCGCTTTCGGCGATATCGACAATCACGCCTACGGCTTGAAGCAGAACTATCTGGGACCGGCTTTCGATCCGATCGTGATGAACCCGACCGACGCGCAAGACCAGGTGCGGAACATGCTGGTTCCGCCGCCTGGATTAGAGTTGAACGACTTCGACGACCGCAACGCCCTGTTGGCGGCGCTCGATGGGGGACTTCGCCGACAGGATCGCCTCGAACCGCTGGTCTCCGGTTTGGATCGCTTCCAGCAGATGTCGATGGACTTGCTCCGCTCCCCCAAGCTGCGTGAATCACTCGATCTGGAACGCGAGGATGCGAGATCGGCCGAACGGTACGGCAAGAACAGCCATGCTCGCAAGGTGCTGGCGGCCCGACGCCTGATCGAAGCGGGCGTGCCGCTGGTGTACACGCATTTCGAATCCAACTGGGACCACCACGGCGGCAACTTCAAGAGTTGCAAAACCAAGCTGCCTAATCTGGATAACGCCGTCGCTTCGCTGATCGAGGACCTGGACGACCGCGGCCTGCTGGAGCGCACCATCGTACTGGTGCTGGGCGAAATGGGCCGCACGCCCAGGATCAACGACAAGGCCGGCCGCGACCACTGGGGAAACTGCCAATCGGTGCTGGTCGCCGGCGGCGGCTTCGCCCGGGGACAGGTTGTCGGCGCCACCGACGAACACGCCGCATACGTGGTCGACAACTACTACAAGGTCGAAAGCTTCGGCCGCACGCTCTACCATCTGCTGGGCATCGATCCCGATCAGGTGCTGTACACCACCGAGAACCGTCCCCACCGACTGATCGTGGACGACGCACCACTGATTCAGGAAGCCCTGGCGTAA
- a CDS encoding sigma-70 family RNA polymerase sigma factor translates to MEHESLSRLFFQHRHMLLSFIHALVRDRNDAEDLFQEVGVLVLKKGAEAPQDSHRFAGWCRGIARNLVLHHWRSKQRNKLVANERLLHVLERAYEEASLEDGLPQQRSVALPDCLNELADHSRHVIQMRYFQGLTSEQIGQQLDRSAAAVRKLLSRIRAQLEQCIERRLAHGGASDE, encoded by the coding sequence GTGGAGCATGAATCACTTTCCCGACTCTTCTTTCAGCACCGTCATATGTTGCTGAGTTTTATTCATGCGCTGGTGCGTGATCGCAACGACGCGGAAGATCTTTTCCAGGAGGTCGGCGTGTTGGTGCTGAAGAAGGGCGCCGAGGCGCCGCAGGATTCGCACAGGTTCGCGGGCTGGTGCCGGGGAATCGCCCGCAACCTGGTGCTGCATCATTGGCGGTCGAAACAGCGTAACAAGCTGGTCGCGAATGAGCGCTTGCTGCACGTTCTGGAACGGGCCTACGAAGAGGCGTCGCTGGAGGACGGCCTGCCGCAGCAGCGTTCTGTCGCCTTGCCGGACTGTCTGAACGAACTGGCCGACCATTCGCGGCACGTGATTCAGATGCGTTACTTCCAGGGCCTCACTTCGGAGCAGATCGGCCAGCAACTGGATCGTTCGGCCGCCGCCGTGCGCAAGCTGCTTTCACGGATTCGCGCGCAGCTCGAGCAATGCATCGAGCGGCGCCTGGCGCATGGAGGCGCTAGCGATGAATGA
- a CDS encoding DUF1553 domain-containing protein, giving the protein MFRTLPAIIALFTSLTVAASAGTARGADAEYPPDHPRFSRHVVPLFSRLGCNAGACHGKVKGENGFRLSLFGVDPAQDHMSLVREFAGRRINLANIDASLLLLKPGGQLPHAGGKLLDPDGPEYKLLRDWLAQGAALDPKEESQIEELIVTPVQQTLQVGESYAIEVHARFRDGTLENVTPLCRLEPVNGDVVAVQPGGRIKASGVGATAIVIRYGAEPTVAQVVVPGQPIDFPVTPAQNFIDDHILAKLRVLQIPAADLCDDATFLRRATLDIAGSLPQPDEIKAFLGDGDPNKRTKKIDELLLRPEHAALWATRFCDILRPSDFNANFAFVEPAENRRFHQWLNARLEENLPYDELAARILTATSQEGRAFETWIDEVLTLAEENARQSPDLPVYAQRRTLDLYWQRKNAVGVKGAVQVAHAFLGLRMECAQCHRHPHDVWSQDDLLSFANFFNQLKSANYPDKKSLPEPILKSFEQLPKDAKELDKKLKELRDKLKEVSNQSNKARDEKNRAENEDQDAARIQQLREAYAQLETEKSALETEIAQLDIDKGRMTNGPKRFGTDIRHDGSRRNFASVSSPLGSQRSETFRLLGEASPLEIAQDRDPRELVVEWLRRPDHPLFAKAIVNRVWAHYLGRGIVDPPDHLSPLNPPSHPELLNELAEQFIQQGYDLRWLHRTIAGSRTYQLSSSPSSLGPLAAAAERNFAHFQFRRLPAEVLVDAVNQATGSAETYPARLYLPDGAKAIEVAGVTQHQNDEASLSYAFKIFGRPLRSTEVQCDCERDTQTTIVQTLYLANHPGVSAKIYHEQGRVAKILEATASDPQRIEEIYLSAVGRSPSDAERSSCLEYVQQRESSLRAFQDVLWSLLNTREFILNH; this is encoded by the coding sequence ATGTTTCGAACTCTGCCAGCGATCATTGCTCTTTTCACCTCCTTGACGGTCGCCGCGTCTGCCGGGACCGCGCGCGGCGCTGACGCCGAGTATCCGCCCGATCACCCGCGTTTCAGCCGGCATGTGGTTCCCTTGTTCAGCCGCCTGGGCTGCAATGCGGGCGCGTGCCATGGCAAGGTCAAAGGGGAGAACGGCTTTCGCTTGTCGCTGTTCGGCGTCGATCCCGCGCAGGATCACATGAGCCTGGTTCGAGAATTCGCCGGCCGCCGCATCAACCTGGCGAACATCGATGCCAGCTTGCTGTTACTCAAACCAGGCGGCCAGTTGCCGCACGCCGGCGGCAAGCTGCTCGATCCCGATGGCCCCGAGTACAAGCTGCTGCGTGACTGGCTCGCCCAGGGCGCGGCCCTTGATCCAAAAGAGGAGTCGCAGATCGAAGAGTTGATCGTTACCCCCGTGCAACAAACACTTCAGGTCGGCGAATCGTACGCCATCGAGGTGCACGCGCGTTTCCGCGATGGAACGCTGGAGAACGTGACGCCCCTTTGTCGCTTGGAACCCGTCAATGGCGATGTCGTTGCCGTCCAACCCGGCGGCCGAATCAAAGCGTCGGGCGTCGGCGCTACGGCGATCGTCATCCGCTACGGAGCCGAGCCGACCGTGGCCCAGGTCGTCGTGCCCGGCCAGCCGATCGATTTCCCCGTGACGCCAGCGCAGAACTTTATCGACGACCACATCCTGGCGAAGCTAAGGGTGCTGCAGATTCCGGCGGCTGATCTCTGCGACGACGCAACGTTCCTCCGCCGGGCCACGCTCGACATCGCGGGTTCGCTTCCCCAGCCTGACGAGATCAAAGCGTTTCTCGGCGATGGCGATCCCAACAAAAGAACGAAGAAGATCGACGAGTTGCTGCTTCGCCCCGAACACGCGGCGCTCTGGGCGACCAGGTTCTGCGATATCTTGCGGCCTAGCGACTTCAACGCGAACTTCGCATTCGTCGAACCGGCCGAAAACCGCCGCTTTCATCAGTGGCTCAATGCACGCCTGGAGGAGAACCTGCCCTACGACGAACTCGCCGCGCGGATCTTGACGGCGACCAGCCAGGAAGGGCGAGCCTTCGAAACCTGGATCGACGAAGTCCTGACTCTGGCGGAAGAAAACGCCAGGCAAAGCCCCGACTTGCCCGTCTACGCCCAGCGTCGGACGCTCGATCTGTACTGGCAGCGGAAAAACGCCGTTGGCGTCAAAGGCGCCGTCCAGGTGGCCCACGCCTTCCTGGGTTTGCGGATGGAGTGCGCCCAATGCCACCGCCACCCGCACGACGTCTGGAGCCAGGACGATCTGTTGAGTTTTGCGAACTTCTTCAACCAGCTCAAAAGCGCCAACTATCCCGACAAAAAGTCCCTGCCGGAACCCATCCTCAAGAGCTTTGAGCAGTTGCCCAAGGACGCCAAAGAGCTGGACAAAAAACTGAAAGAGCTGCGCGACAAGCTGAAGGAAGTCAGCAACCAATCCAACAAAGCTCGGGACGAAAAGAACCGCGCGGAAAACGAAGACCAGGACGCTGCCCGGATCCAACAACTGCGCGAGGCTTACGCCCAACTGGAAACGGAGAAGTCGGCCCTCGAAACAGAGATCGCCCAACTCGACATCGACAAAGGCCGCATGACGAACGGTCCCAAACGGTTCGGCACGGACATTCGACACGACGGTTCGCGGCGAAACTTTGCCAGCGTCTCCAGCCCGCTGGGATCGCAGCGCAGCGAAACGTTCCGCCTGCTGGGCGAAGCATCGCCGCTTGAAATCGCGCAGGATCGCGACCCTCGTGAATTGGTCGTCGAATGGCTCCGGCGCCCCGATCATCCGTTGTTCGCCAAGGCGATCGTGAATCGCGTCTGGGCCCACTATCTGGGGCGTGGAATCGTCGATCCTCCGGATCACTTGTCCCCCCTCAATCCGCCCTCGCACCCGGAATTGCTGAACGAACTGGCCGAGCAATTCATTCAGCAAGGTTACGATCTGCGCTGGCTGCATCGCACCATCGCCGGAAGCCGCACCTATCAGCTTTCCTCCTCGCCGTCGTCGCTCGGCCCGCTTGCCGCCGCGGCCGAACGAAACTTCGCCCACTTCCAGTTCCGCCGCTTGCCGGCCGAAGTGCTGGTGGACGCGGTGAATCAGGCGACCGGCTCCGCCGAAACCTACCCGGCCAGGCTCTATCTGCCCGACGGAGCCAAGGCGATCGAAGTCGCCGGCGTCACCCAGCACCAGAACGACGAGGCGTCGCTGAGTTACGCCTTTAAAATCTTCGGTCGGCCCCTGCGAAGCACCGAAGTGCAGTGCGACTGCGAACGCGATACCCAGACGACGATCGTGCAAACGCTGTACCTGGCCAATCACCCGGGCGTGAGTGCGAAGATCTATCACGAACAAGGCCGAGTCGCCAAAATCCTGGAAGCGACGGCCTCTGATCCGCAGCGGATCGAAGAGATCTATTTATCCGCCGTGGGCCGATCCCCAAGCGACGCAGAACGGTCCTCCTGCCTGGAATATGTCCAGCAGCGAGAATCTTCCTTGCGGGCTTTTCAAGATGTGCTGTGGAGCCTGCTCAATACTCGTGAATTCATTCTGAATCATTAG